From Alphaproteobacteria bacterium, the proteins below share one genomic window:
- a CDS encoding type II toxin-antitoxin system VapC family toxin: MRLLLDTHAIIWLTQDERRLGQKARAACESAFAAGDLLVSTVSYYEIVDLIRKKRLAPAVDVDQWRQRLLQTGVVEVPVSGTIAVTAGRLEAFHRDPWDRMIVATALAETSAVVTGDEEILEWRGTLQRLDARR; this comes from the coding sequence ATGAGGCTCCTGCTCGATACGCACGCGATCATCTGGCTGACGCAGGACGAGCGGAGGCTGGGCCAAAAGGCGCGGGCGGCATGCGAAAGCGCGTTCGCCGCAGGTGATCTGCTTGTCTCGACGGTCAGCTACTACGAGATCGTCGATCTCATTCGAAAGAAGCGGCTGGCCCCGGCGGTCGACGTCGACCAATGGCGTCAGCGTCTGCTCCAGACAGGCGTCGTCGAGGTTCCGGTATCGGGAACGATCGCTGTCACCGCCGGTCGCCTGGAAGCCTTTCATCGCGACCCCTGGGATCGCATGATCGTCGCGACCGCCTTGGCGGAGACTTCGGCGGTGGTGACCGGAGACGAGGAGATCCTGGAGTGGCGCGGG
- a CDS encoding type II toxin-antitoxin system Phd/YefM family antitoxin gives MTKIMKASECKAKLLAVLDEVAATGEPVTVTKNGKPVAQIVSLVVRPAAITGALKGSFAIVGDIVSSSEPDWDEDREFRNITGQLHEAPARYARDHLADAGRAEAGPKGAGGMRKRVRRR, from the coding sequence ATGACTAAAATCATGAAGGCATCCGAGTGCAAGGCGAAGTTGCTCGCCGTGCTCGACGAGGTCGCCGCGACCGGCGAGCCGGTGACGGTGACGAAGAACGGCAAGCCGGTCGCCCAGATCGTCTCGCTGGTCGTCAGGCCGGCGGCGATCACAGGTGCGCTCAAGGGCTCGTTCGCCATCGTCGGCGACATCGTCTCATCCAGCGAGCCCGACTGGGACGAAGACCGCGAATTCCGCAACATAACGGGACAGCTGCATGAGGCTCCTGCTCGATACGCACGCGATCATCTGGCTGACGCAGGACGAGCGGAGGCTGGGCCAAAAGGCGCGGGCGGCATGCGAAAGCGCGTTCGCCGCAGGTGA
- the purD gene encoding phosphoribosylamine--glycine ligase — protein MRIMVVGNGGREHALCWAIAASPLCDRLICAPGNAGIADVADCIAVGQEDIPGLVELAKRESMDFVVVGPEMPLVAGLADRLAEAGIRVFGPSAAAARLEGSKGFTKDLCRKYGIPTATYERFTELDAAEAYIRRQGNVWKGSPIVVKADGLAAGKGVIIARDEAEAIAASRDMLAGNRFGAAGSSVVIEEFMEGEEASFFALVDGEHVLPLVAAQDHKRVGDGDVGPNTGGMGAYSPAPCVTPEVARRVMDEIIVPTVRAMRAEGAPFRGVLFAGLMLTRSGPKLIEYNCRFGDPECQVLMMRLKSDIVPALLATADGELAHFDLRWHDETALTVVMAARGYPDNPLKGSEIRGLDAAGKVEGVTVFHAGTRRDGDRILANGGRVLNVTAMAPTVEKARRRAYAAVDAIDWPEGFCRRDIAWRALAPRG, from the coding sequence ATGCGGATCATGGTGGTCGGAAACGGCGGGCGGGAGCATGCGCTGTGCTGGGCCATCGCGGCCTCGCCGCTGTGCGACCGGCTGATCTGCGCGCCGGGCAATGCCGGCATCGCCGACGTCGCCGACTGTATCGCGGTCGGGCAGGAAGACATCCCCGGGCTGGTCGAGCTGGCCAAGCGCGAGTCGATGGACTTCGTCGTCGTCGGGCCGGAGATGCCGCTGGTCGCGGGCCTGGCGGATCGGCTGGCCGAGGCGGGGATCAGGGTGTTCGGCCCCTCCGCGGCGGCGGCGCGGCTGGAGGGCTCCAAGGGCTTCACCAAGGATCTTTGCCGCAAGTACGGCATTCCCACCGCGACCTATGAGCGCTTCACCGAGCTCGACGCGGCCGAAGCCTATATCCGCCGCCAAGGCAATGTCTGGAAGGGCTCGCCGATCGTGGTGAAGGCCGACGGCCTGGCGGCGGGCAAGGGCGTGATCATCGCCAGGGACGAGGCCGAGGCGATCGCCGCGAGCCGCGACATGCTGGCCGGCAACCGCTTCGGCGCCGCCGGCAGCTCTGTCGTGATCGAGGAGTTCATGGAGGGTGAGGAGGCCAGCTTCTTTGCCCTGGTCGATGGCGAGCATGTGCTGCCGCTGGTCGCTGCGCAGGACCACAAGCGCGTCGGCGACGGCGATGTCGGCCCCAATACCGGCGGCATGGGCGCCTATTCTCCGGCGCCCTGCGTGACGCCCGAGGTCGCGCGACGCGTCATGGACGAGATCATCGTGCCGACGGTGCGGGCGATGCGGGCCGAGGGCGCGCCGTTCAGGGGCGTGCTCTTCGCCGGGCTGATGCTGACCCGCAGCGGGCCGAAGCTGATCGAGTACAATTGCCGCTTCGGCGATCCCGAGTGCCAGGTGCTGATGATGCGCCTGAAGTCGGACATCGTGCCGGCGCTGCTCGCCACGGCCGATGGCGAATTGGCGCATTTCGACCTGCGCTGGCACGACGAGACCGCGCTCACGGTCGTCATGGCGGCGAGGGGCTATCCCGACAACCCGCTGAAGGGCAGCGAGATCCGCGGCCTGGACGCGGCCGGCAAGGTCGAAGGCGTCACCGTCTTCCACGCCGGCACCAGGCGCGACGGCGATCGCATCCTGGCGAATGGCGGGCGCGTGCTGAACGTCACGGCCATGGCGCCCACGGTCGAGAAGGCGCGGCGGCGCGCCTATGCGGCGGTCGATGCCATCGACTGGCCGGAGGGCTTCTGTCGCCGCGATATCGCATGGCGGGCACTCGCGCCCCGGGGGTGA
- a CDS encoding MBL fold metallo-hydrolase, whose protein sequence is MLDHIEHAQRLLAQLRFPCGDAPLAGELKQVAPGIHWLRMPLPFQLNHINLYLLEEADGWTIVDCGMQLDETKAHWEHIFATHLKGKPVKAVVATHMHPDHVGLAGWLCARWQAPLYMSLGDYMSAQAIRNGLVDDNESRAAHLRRGGVPEEKVATFHLHRGGYSRGVGPLPAAFSRLMHGDRVSLGGHRWQVIVGRGHAPEHVSLWCADLNLLISGDQVLPKISTNIGVWPNEPMADALTWFLTGFVRFRRLPADALVLPSHGFPFVGLHTRLDQLVAHHEARLAEMLAAITGYGEKGATCWQMVPVLFARHLDNNQVVFAFGETLAHLHCLESRGLVRRTTTVEGVHHFVAVPLTDTVAPAEDTVEVMDVV, encoded by the coding sequence ATGCTCGACCATATCGAACACGCCCAGCGGCTTCTGGCGCAGCTGCGCTTCCCGTGCGGCGACGCCCCGCTCGCCGGGGAGCTCAAGCAGGTGGCTCCCGGCATCCACTGGCTGCGCATGCCGCTGCCCTTCCAGCTCAACCACATCAATCTCTATCTGCTGGAGGAGGCCGACGGCTGGACCATCGTCGATTGCGGCATGCAGCTCGACGAGACCAAGGCGCATTGGGAGCACATCTTCGCCACCCATCTGAAGGGCAAGCCGGTCAAGGCGGTGGTCGCCACCCACATGCATCCTGATCATGTCGGCCTGGCCGGCTGGCTGTGCGCGCGCTGGCAGGCACCGCTCTACATGTCGCTGGGCGACTACATGAGCGCGCAGGCGATCCGCAACGGGCTGGTCGACGACAACGAATCGCGTGCGGCGCACCTCAGGCGCGGCGGCGTGCCGGAGGAGAAGGTCGCGACCTTCCACCTGCATCGCGGCGGGTACTCCAGGGGCGTCGGCCCGCTGCCGGCGGCGTTCAGTCGCCTGATGCACGGCGATCGCGTCTCGCTGGGCGGCCATCGCTGGCAGGTGATCGTCGGCCGTGGCCATGCGCCCGAGCACGTCTCGCTGTGGTGCGCCGATCTCAACCTGCTGATCTCGGGCGACCAGGTGCTGCCCAAGATCAGCACCAATATCGGCGTGTGGCCCAACGAGCCGATGGCCGACGCGCTGACCTGGTTCCTCACCGGCTTCGTGCGCTTCCGCCGCCTGCCGGCCGACGCGCTGGTGCTGCCCAGCCACGGCTTCCCTTTCGTCGGCCTGCACACCCGTCTCGACCAGCTCGTGGCGCATCACGAGGCGCGGCTGGCCGAGATGCTGGCGGCGATCACCGGCTACGGCGAGAAGGGCGCCACGTGCTGGCAGATGGTGCCGGTGCTGTTTGCGCGCCACCTCGACAACAACCAGGTGGTGTTCGCCTTCGGCGAGACGCTGGCGCACCTGCATTGCCTGGAGTCGCGCGGCCTCGTGCGGCGCACGACGACCGTCGAGGGCGTCCACCACTTCGTGGCCGTGCCGCTCACCGACACCGTGGCGCCCGCCGAGGACACGGTCGAGGTGATGGACGTCGTCTAG
- a CDS encoding VOC family protein, with protein MGSSYDAKRIEAMGRPRGMPFRITKIGHVVLNVADLERSARFYTEVLGLEISDVYPESMMPGGMVFLRFNGDHHGIALVGALEGISTGTELHHLAFEVGSLDEVLLAARRIRAAGATVDFEGRRRAGVQIAVEFRDPDGHRLEIYWGLDQVGSDGRVRPADEWKGARSFADAINDPVRGQDTTLRDPSLLQP; from the coding sequence ATGGGCAGCAGCTACGACGCGAAGCGGATCGAGGCCATGGGCCGGCCGCGCGGCATGCCGTTTCGCATCACCAAGATCGGCCACGTGGTGCTCAACGTCGCCGACCTCGAGCGCTCGGCGCGCTTCTATACCGAGGTGCTGGGGCTGGAGATTTCCGACGTCTATCCCGAGAGCATGATGCCGGGCGGCATGGTCTTCCTGCGCTTCAACGGCGACCACCACGGCATCGCGCTGGTCGGGGCGCTGGAGGGCATTTCGACTGGCACCGAGCTGCATCACCTCGCCTTCGAGGTTGGCTCGCTCGACGAGGTGCTGCTGGCGGCCAGGCGCATCCGCGCCGCCGGCGCGACGGTCGATTTCGAGGGCCGCCGCCGCGCCGGCGTGCAGATCGCGGTGGAGTTCCGCGACCCCGACGGCCATCGGCTGGAGATCTACTGGGGCCTCGACCAGGTGGGCAGCGACGGCCGCGTGCGACCCGCGGATGAGTGGAAGGGGGCACGCAGCTTCGCCGACGCCATCAACGATCCGGTGCGCGGCCAGGACACCACGCTGCGCGATCCCTCGCTGCTCCAACCCTAG
- a CDS encoding helix-turn-helix transcriptional regulator codes for MPRRKNQVPPPLPGENPDGRRRRGDRTRQRLFEAAGELMRERDEMPTVAQIAQRAGVVPRTLYQHFPDSAALYGATFDHFLATASASLPDLSPAGALKARIHGFVERRARICEDWLPLWRVGVRFARHDPTYRARIENMVDALRIRMRILYEPELAPLSPDDQRLLIDAVTTLTDHEGWAHLRWICGYDWEKACAVWRFAIEAQFAAMANRG; via the coding sequence ATGCCGCGCAGGAAGAACCAGGTACCGCCGCCCTTGCCCGGCGAGAATCCCGATGGCCGGCGGCGGCGTGGCGACCGCACCCGCCAGCGCCTGTTCGAGGCCGCCGGCGAGTTGATGCGCGAGCGCGACGAGATGCCGACGGTGGCGCAGATCGCGCAGCGCGCCGGCGTCGTGCCGCGCACGCTCTACCAGCATTTTCCCGATTCGGCGGCGCTCTACGGCGCCACCTTTGACCACTTCCTCGCCACGGCCAGCGCCAGCCTGCCCGATCTGTCGCCGGCCGGGGCCCTGAAGGCACGCATCCACGGCTTCGTCGAGCGGCGCGCGCGGATCTGCGAGGACTGGCTGCCGCTTTGGCGCGTCGGCGTCCGCTTCGCGCGGCACGACCCCACCTACCGCGCGCGAATCGAGAATATGGTCGATGCGCTGCGCATCCGCATGCGCATCCTCTACGAGCCCGAGCTGGCCCCGTTGTCGCCCGACGATCAGCGCCTGCTGATCGACGCCGTGACCACGCTCACCGATCACGAGGGCTGGGCCCATCTGCGCTGGATCTGCGGTTACGACTGGGAGAAGGCCTGCGCCGTCTGGCGCTTCGCCATCGAGGCGCAGTTCGCGGCGATGGCGAATAGGGGCTGA
- a CDS encoding tartrate dehydrogenase, with translation MRAYRIAAIPGDGIGKEVIPAGVEVLTRLSRMTNDFRLDFTEFPWGSDFYRSTGALMPEDGLETLKPFDAIYFGAVGDPHVPDHVTLWGLRLKICQGFDQYANVRPTRVLPGLKSPLSDCPPGKLDWVIVRENSEGEYAGQGGRSHRGHPEEIATEVSIFTRAGVSRIMRFAFELARARPRRKLTVITKSNAQRHGMVLWDEIAAETARDFPDVSVDKELVDAATVRMVNRPESLDTIVATNLHADILSDLAAALAGSIGIAPTGNVNPERKFPSMFEPIHGSAFDIMGKGLANPIGTFWSAVMMLEHLGEADAAGRLMRAIERVTAEAKTLTRDLGGTAGTAAVTSAICSALEQT, from the coding sequence GTGCGCGCATACAGGATCGCCGCCATTCCCGGGGACGGCATCGGCAAGGAAGTCATCCCGGCCGGCGTCGAGGTGCTGACCAGGCTGTCGCGGATGACCAACGATTTCCGCCTCGATTTCACCGAGTTCCCGTGGGGCTCCGACTTCTATCGTTCGACCGGCGCGCTGATGCCCGAGGACGGGCTCGAGACGCTGAAGCCCTTCGACGCCATCTATTTCGGCGCGGTGGGCGACCCGCACGTGCCCGATCACGTCACGCTCTGGGGCCTGCGCCTGAAGATCTGCCAGGGCTTCGACCAGTACGCCAATGTGCGGCCCACCCGCGTGCTGCCGGGGCTGAAGAGCCCGCTTTCCGACTGCCCGCCGGGCAAGCTCGACTGGGTGATCGTGCGCGAGAACAGCGAGGGCGAGTACGCCGGCCAGGGCGGCCGGTCCCATCGCGGCCATCCCGAGGAGATCGCCACCGAGGTCTCGATCTTCACCCGCGCCGGCGTCAGTCGCATCATGCGCTTCGCCTTCGAGCTGGCGCGCGCGCGGCCGCGCAGGAAGTTGACGGTGATCACCAAGTCCAACGCCCAGCGCCACGGCATGGTGCTGTGGGACGAGATCGCCGCCGAGACGGCGCGCGACTTCCCCGACGTCTCGGTCGACAAGGAGCTGGTCGACGCCGCCACGGTGCGCATGGTCAATCGCCCCGAGAGCCTCGACACCATCGTCGCCACCAACCTGCACGCCGACATCCTGAGCGACCTCGCCGCGGCGCTGGCCGGCAGCATCGGCATCGCGCCCACTGGCAATGTGAACCCCGAGCGCAAGTTCCCCTCGATGTTCGAGCCGATCCATGGTTCGGCCTTCGACATCATGGGCAAGGGCCTGGCCAATCCGATCGGCACCTTCTGGTCGGCGGTGATGATGCTGGAACATCTCGGAGAAGCGGACGCAGCCGGCCGACTGATGCGCGCGATCGAGCGCGTCACCGCGGAGGCAAAGACGTTGACCCGCGACCTCGGCGGCACGGCGGGAACGGCGGCGGTTACCTCGGCTATTTGCAGCGCTCTGGAACAAACCTGA
- a CDS encoding queuosine precursor transporter — MVAVVAAANYAVQFPVNAWLTWGALIYPVTFLVTDLANRAFGPERARQVVYVGFVIGVLLSGALAPWRIALASGIAFLVGQLLDIHVFNRLRRAIWWKAPFISSALGSVVDTALFFGIAFIGVMPFMPQAVGPSVVTLSLGDLAVKLALALVFLAPFRALMNVVVPRAA; from the coding sequence ATGGTGGCGGTCGTCGCCGCCGCGAACTACGCCGTGCAGTTCCCGGTCAACGCCTGGCTCACCTGGGGCGCGTTGATCTACCCGGTGACGTTCCTCGTCACCGATCTCGCCAATCGCGCCTTCGGACCGGAGCGTGCGCGGCAGGTCGTTTATGTCGGCTTCGTCATCGGCGTGCTGCTGTCGGGCGCGCTGGCGCCGTGGCGCATCGCGCTGGCTTCGGGTATCGCCTTCCTCGTGGGCCAGCTCCTCGACATCCATGTCTTCAATCGCCTGCGCCGCGCCATCTGGTGGAAGGCGCCGTTCATCAGCTCGGCGCTGGGCTCGGTGGTCGACACGGCGCTGTTCTTCGGCATCGCCTTCATCGGCGTCATGCCTTTCATGCCGCAGGCCGTGGGCCCGTCGGTGGTGACGCTGTCGCTGGGCGACCTGGCGGTCAAGCTGGCGCTGGCGCTGGTCTTCCTTGCGCCGTTCCGGGCATTGATGAACGTCGTCGTGCCGCGAGCTGCCTGA
- the queA gene encoding tRNA preQ1(34) S-adenosylmethionine ribosyltransferase-isomerase QueA codes for MRVELFDFELPAERIAQRPAEPRDSARLLEVGADAPVDRLVRDLPSLVREGDLLVFNDTRVIPARLRGIRPGDGGDGPEARRDVSFEALLVRRLADGAWRAFCRPGKRLKPGDTLRFGDGLTALVRDKTGEGALDLVFDADEASLPRLLDGHGAVPLPPYIRGGIGDERDRADYQTVYAARDGAVAAPTAGLHFTPALLAALREKGVATAMVTLHVGAGTFQPVRVADTDSHVMHAEWGEVGAEAVRAIAQTRARGGRVVSVGTTALRLLESVAAARDGRVEAWSGETAIFITPGFRFRVVDLLLTNFHLPRSTLFMLVSAFAGLGRMQAAYAHAVARAYRFYSYGDATLLHRNDQA; via the coding sequence ATGCGCGTCGAGCTGTTCGATTTCGAGCTGCCGGCGGAGCGCATCGCGCAGCGCCCGGCCGAGCCGCGCGACTCGGCGCGGCTGCTCGAGGTGGGCGCCGACGCGCCGGTCGATCGCCTGGTGCGCGACCTGCCCTCGCTGGTGCGCGAAGGCGACCTGCTGGTCTTCAACGACACACGCGTGATCCCGGCCCGCCTGCGTGGCATCAGGCCGGGCGACGGCGGCGACGGTCCCGAGGCGCGTCGTGACGTCAGCTTCGAGGCGTTGCTGGTGCGCCGCCTGGCCGACGGCGCGTGGCGGGCGTTCTGCCGGCCGGGCAAGCGGCTGAAGCCGGGCGACACGTTGCGCTTCGGCGATGGCCTCACGGCCCTGGTGCGCGACAAGACCGGCGAAGGCGCGCTCGATCTGGTGTTCGACGCCGACGAGGCCAGCCTGCCACGACTGCTCGATGGGCACGGCGCCGTGCCGCTGCCGCCGTATATCCGCGGCGGCATCGGCGACGAGCGCGACCGCGCCGACTACCAGACCGTCTATGCCGCCCGCGACGGCGCGGTCGCGGCGCCGACGGCGGGATTGCACTTCACGCCCGCGCTGCTCGCCGCCCTGCGCGAGAAGGGCGTCGCGACGGCCATGGTCACCCTGCATGTCGGCGCCGGCACCTTCCAGCCGGTGCGCGTGGCCGACACCGACTCGCACGTCATGCATGCCGAATGGGGCGAGGTCGGCGCCGAAGCCGTGCGCGCGATTGCCCAGACCCGCGCGCGGGGCGGCCGCGTCGTCTCGGTAGGCACGACCGCGCTGCGCCTGCTGGAGAGCGTCGCGGCGGCGCGCGATGGCCGTGTCGAGGCGTGGTCCGGTGAGACCGCAATCTTCATCACGCCGGGCTTCCGCTTCCGCGTCGTCGACCTGCTGCTGACCAATTTCCACCTGCCGCGCTCGACCTTGTTCATGCTGGTCAGCGCCTTCGCCGGGCTCGGGCGCATGCAGGCGGCCTACGCCCACGCCGTCGCCCGCGCGTACCGCTTCTACTCCTACGGCGACGCCACCCTGCTGCACCGGAACGACCAGGCATGA
- the tgt gene encoding tRNA guanosine(34) transglycosylase Tgt gives MSIGYEVIARDGWARCGRLTTAHGSVETPAFMPVGTAATVKAMLPESVAATGAQIVLGNTYHLMLRPGAERVERLGGLHRFMNWQGPILTDSGGFQVMSLSKLRALDAEGVTFRSHIDGSTHRLTPDISLDIQRRLGADLTMSFDECTSWPVSQDEAAKSMRLSMRWAERGRRVFAERPGHGLFGIVQGSVYPDLRLESAKALTDIGFDGYAIGGLAVGEGQAAMFATLDVTVPALPAERPRYLMGVGRPADIVGAVTRGIDMFDCVMPTRAGRTAQAFTWRGELNLRNARHRDDPRPIVEGCACPACASYSRAYLHHLIRSDEILGAMLLTWHNLHFYQDVMRGLRTAIERGALADWNARFAEQQALGDIEEFA, from the coding sequence ATGAGCATCGGCTACGAGGTGATCGCGCGCGATGGCTGGGCGCGGTGCGGCCGACTGACGACGGCGCATGGCAGCGTCGAGACGCCCGCCTTCATGCCCGTGGGCACGGCGGCGACGGTCAAGGCGATGCTGCCCGAGTCGGTCGCCGCCACCGGCGCCCAGATCGTGCTCGGCAACACCTATCATCTGATGCTGCGGCCCGGCGCCGAGCGCGTCGAGCGCTTGGGCGGCCTGCATCGCTTCATGAACTGGCAGGGACCGATCCTCACCGATTCGGGCGGCTTCCAGGTGATGTCGCTCAGCAAGCTGCGCGCGCTCGACGCCGAGGGCGTGACCTTCCGGTCGCATATCGACGGCTCGACGCATCGTCTGACGCCCGACATCTCGCTCGATATCCAGCGCCGGCTCGGCGCCGACCTCACCATGTCGTTCGATGAGTGCACCAGCTGGCCGGTGTCGCAGGATGAGGCGGCCAAGTCGATGCGGCTTTCCATGCGCTGGGCCGAGCGCGGCAGGCGCGTCTTCGCCGAGCGCCCCGGCCACGGCCTGTTCGGAATCGTGCAGGGCAGCGTCTATCCCGACCTGCGCCTCGAATCGGCGAAGGCGCTCACCGATATCGGCTTCGACGGCTACGCCATCGGCGGGCTGGCGGTGGGCGAAGGCCAGGCGGCGATGTTCGCCACGCTCGACGTCACCGTGCCGGCGCTGCCCGCCGAACGGCCGCGCTACCTGATGGGGGTGGGCCGGCCCGCCGACATCGTCGGCGCCGTGACGCGCGGCATCGACATGTTCGACTGCGTCATGCCGACGCGCGCCGGCCGCACGGCGCAGGCCTTCACCTGGCGCGGCGAGCTCAACCTGCGCAACGCGCGCCATCGCGACGATCCACGGCCGATCGTCGAGGGTTGTGCCTGTCCCGCCTGCGCGTCGTACAGCCGTGCCTATCTGCATCACCTGATCCGCAGCGACGAGATCCTCGGTGCCATGCTGCTGACATGGCACAATCTGCACTTCTACCAGGACGTGATGCGCGGCCTGCGTACGGCGATCGAGCGGGGCGCTCTCGCCGACTGGAACGCACGCTTCGCCGAGCAGCAGGCCCTGGGCGACATCGAGGAGTTCGCATGA
- a CDS encoding nucleotidyltransferase domain-containing protein, with protein MIVANDERLLAELTEVLSTVPGVRAIALGGSRARGTATPHSDYDIGLYYDGAAPLDVATLGRIAAEIDDRGAEATVTPVGGWGPWIDGGGWLVIEEMRVDLLYRDLAKVARVIDDCRAGKVEIAYQPGHPHAFVSSIYAGEVALCKVLHDPDGALAAERARTTPYPEAMKRELRRRFEWEACFSLENAEKSRARGDTVYIAGCAFRSIACLCQSLHAANGVWLLNEKGAVASVTRLQRKPASFAEQVDMVLRDVVEGSYASGLERLDELIAQTRATAA; from the coding sequence ATGATCGTGGCCAACGACGAGCGGCTGCTGGCCGAGCTTACCGAGGTGCTGTCGACAGTGCCGGGCGTGCGCGCCATCGCGCTGGGCGGCTCGCGCGCCCGCGGCACGGCAACGCCGCATTCCGACTACGACATCGGCCTGTACTACGATGGCGCCGCGCCGCTCGACGTGGCGACGCTGGGCCGAATCGCGGCCGAGATCGACGATCGCGGCGCCGAGGCGACGGTGACACCGGTCGGCGGCTGGGGTCCGTGGATCGACGGCGGCGGCTGGCTGGTGATCGAGGAAATGCGCGTCGACCTGCTCTATCGCGATCTCGCGAAGGTGGCGCGGGTGATCGACGACTGCCGCGCCGGCAAGGTCGAGATCGCCTACCAGCCAGGGCATCCGCACGCCTTCGTCTCGTCGATCTACGCCGGCGAGGTGGCGCTGTGCAAGGTGCTGCACGATCCCGATGGCGCGCTGGCGGCTGAGCGGGCGCGGACCACGCCCTATCCCGAAGCGATGAAGCGCGAGCTGCGCCGTCGCTTCGAGTGGGAGGCATGCTTCTCGCTGGAGAACGCCGAGAAGTCGCGGGCGCGCGGCGACACGGTCTATATCGCGGGCTGCGCCTTCCGCTCGATCGCCTGCCTCTGCCAGAGCCTGCACGCGGCCAACGGTGTCTGGCTGCTCAACGAGAAGGGGGCCGTCGCGTCCGTCACGCGCCTGCAGCGCAAGCCCGCGTCTTTCGCCGAACAGGTGGACATGGTCCTGCGCGATGTCGTGGAAGGCTCCTACGCCTCGGGCCTCGAGCGCCTGGACGAGCTGATCGCCCAGACGCGCGCGACCGCCGCCTGA